In Pyrus communis chromosome 8, drPyrComm1.1, whole genome shotgun sequence, one genomic interval encodes:
- the LOC137743745 gene encoding uncharacterized protein: protein MDVDSQPSMEETIMVGDDLMTGPPSPVIPPEIASHVLEGVDLCDGVLRNLFLCLQINDIEPFCQDELVMYKQCAEKRDRELRKRLQDSEHKLGLSMPLNEAKERASQLEKEVTSLDRRLILASGLEGIDGFRQRWSLHGRLTDTKKRLESLKQGMESRKKD, encoded by the exons ATGGATG TTGATTCACAGCCATCTATGGAGGAAACTATTATGGTCGGCGATGACCTGATGACAGGCCCACCATCACCAGTTATTCCACCCGAAATTGCTTCTCATGTGCTTGAAGGTGTTGACTTGTGTGATGGGGTTTTGAGGAATCTATTTTTGT GCCTGCAAATCAATGATATTGAGCCCTTCTGTCAAGATGAGCTTGTTATGTATAAACAGTGCGCTGAAAAAAGG GATAGGGAACTAAGAAAACGACTTCAGGACAGTGAGCACAAACTAGGGTTATCAATGCCTTTAAATGAAGCAAAGGAAAGAGCTTCTCAACTCGAAAAAGAGGTCACATCATTAGATAG GCGTTTGATTCTTGCTAGTGGACTTGAAGGCATAGACGGATTTCGCCAGAGATGGAGTTTGCATGGTCGCCTTACAGATACCAA GAAAAGGTTGGAGTCCTTGAAGCAGGGAATGGAAAGCAGGAAAAAGGACTAG